From the Anaerolineales bacterium genome, one window contains:
- a CDS encoding ABC transporter ATP-binding protein, translating into MNTSTTLTSENGMRIDLREVVKTYESGAGDVTVLTDVSLKVKEGELVGVVGPSGSGKSTLLNMITGIDRPTAGEVFVGGQAVHGLSENQLARWRGRNVGVIFQFFQLLPTLTIAENVMLPMDFCSMYSRRERKQRALELLDQVNIADQADKLPSTLSGGQQQRAAIARALANDPPVVVADEPTGNLDRATANEVFGLFQQLVEKGKTLMIVTHDRSLADQMDRVLHLLDGRIDRDRANGNGSGGR; encoded by the coding sequence ATGAACACAAGTACTACCCTGACAAGCGAAAACGGCATGCGCATCGATCTGCGCGAGGTGGTGAAGACTTACGAGTCGGGCGCTGGTGACGTGACGGTCTTGACCGACGTGTCGCTCAAGGTAAAAGAGGGTGAACTCGTCGGAGTCGTCGGCCCCTCGGGGTCGGGCAAGTCCACCCTGCTCAACATGATCACCGGCATCGACCGGCCCACGGCGGGCGAGGTGTTCGTTGGCGGGCAGGCCGTGCACGGGCTCAGCGAGAACCAGCTCGCCCGCTGGCGCGGAAGAAACGTCGGCGTCATTTTTCAATTCTTTCAACTGCTGCCGACGCTGACGATCGCTGAAAATGTGATGCTGCCCATGGATTTCTGCAGCATGTATTCCCGCCGCGAGCGCAAGCAGCGCGCGCTGGAACTGCTCGACCAGGTCAACATCGCCGATCAGGCGGACAAGCTGCCCAGTACGTTGAGTGGTGGGCAGCAGCAGCGTGCCGCCATCGCGCGCGCGCTGGCCAACGATCCTCCGGTCGTCGTGGCAGACGAACCGACGGGGAACCTGGATCGTGCGACGGCCAATGAAGTGTTTGGTTTGTTCCAGCAACTCGTCGAAAAAGGTAAAACGCTCATGATCGTGACGCACGACCGCAGCCTTGCAGATCAAATGGATCGAGTGCTGCATCTGCTCGACGGACGGATCGACCGCGACCGGGCCAACGGCAACGGGAGCGGTGGGCGATGA